The sequence CGGAAGCAGGTGGTGGAGGAGGTGACCAATCCAGAGAAGGAGATCTCCCTTTCCGAAGCGGTGAAGTACGACCCCAATATCAAGGTGGGGGAGGAGATAAACATTCCCAAGTCCACCGAGGGTCTGGGACGAATCGCTGCCCAGACGGCGAAGCAGGTGATCTATCAGAAGGTGCTGGAGGCGGAGCGGGAGAAGATATTCAACGAGTATCATCCCCGCATAGGAGAGATAGTAAACGGCATCGTGAAGAGGTTTGATCGGAACGATGTCATTGTGGACATCGGGCGGACCGAGGCGGTTCTCCCCAAGAGGGAGCAATCGCCCAACGAGACCTATTCCCAGGGCGATCGGGTGAGGGCGGTGATCATCGAGGTTGAGAGGATCTCCCGAGGGCCTCAGGTGGTGATCTCCCGGGTTGATCCTCAGCTTCTGATAAAGCTTTTTGAGATGGAGGTTCCCGAAATCTACGATGGAACGATAAAGATAAAGAACGCGGTTCGGGAGCCAGGAGAGCGGGCAAAGATAGCGGTCTATTCCACCGATACCAATGTCGATCCAGTGGGTGCCTGCGTTGGGATGAGGGGGAATCGGGTCCAGGCGATAATCAGGGAGCTGAAGAACGAGAAGATAGATATCATCGAGTACTCAGAGGACCCAGCCACCTTCATCGCCAACGCTCTCAGTCCGGCGAAGGTGAGCAAGGTCACCATCCTTGATGAGGAGAAGAGAGAGGCGGAGGTTATCGTGGACTCATCCCAGCTTTCCCTCGCCATCGGCAAGAAGGGGCAGAATGTCCGCTTGGCAGCTAAGCTCACCGGCTGGAAGATAGACATCAAGAGCGAGGAGGAGAAAAAAGCAGAGGTAAAAAGGCGGATGGATATGATGAGCAAGAGCGAGGGGATGCTCAGGGCGATACCGGGTATCGGTGAGAAGACCGCAGAGCGCCTCGCTGAGGCGGGTTTCGATTCTCTGGAAAAGATAGCCAAAGCCTCGGTTGAGGAGTTGAGCAAGCTCCCTTCCATAGGGAGGGAAAAGGCGGAGAAGATCATAAAGGAGGCGCGGAAGCTACTGAGGTAGCTTACACACCATTAGGAGAAGGAAATGGCTAAGGTAAGGATTTATCAACTGGCGAAGGAGCTTGGGGTGGAGGAGACGAGGATAATGGAGATCCTCGAGGCTCATGGGATGAAATCGGGGAACAGACTGATCGGGCTTGATGAGGACCAGGTGAGGATGATAAAGGAGGAGCTCGGAAGGGAGAAGGTGTCCGAACCCTCCCCCACTGACGAGAAGATAGAGGCTATCACCGAGGAGATAGAGAGCAAGCTGGAGAAGGAGGAGATAAAGAAAAAGCCAAGGAGAACGAGGAGGAAAAAACTCAAGCGAGTTGATAATACCCTTACCGCGGGAAAAGGGGTAGTGGAGAAAAAAACGGTTAAGGAGGGAAAGATCACCCTGAGCGAGGGGGTGACCGTCAAGGAGCTCTCTGAGAAGTTGGGCATAAAATCGAAGGTGATAATGAAGAAACTCCTCGAGATGGGCATTTTAGCCACCATCAACCAGACCCTGGATAAGGATACGGCGATGAAGCTCTGTCAGGAGTTCGGCTGTGAGGCAGAGGTGGTTTCCTTCGAGGAAGAGGTTATATTAGAGGAGGAGATGAAGCCGAAAGAGCTTATGCCTCGCGATCCAGTGGTCACCGTGATGGGGCATGTAGATCACGGAAAGACCTCCCTCCTCGATGCCATTAGGCAAACCAATGTAGCCGAGCGAGAGATGGGGGGGATAACCCAGCATATTGGTGCATACAAGATAGAGGTGAATGGAAGGGGGATCGTTTTCCTCGATACTCCGGGGCACGAAGCGTTTACCCGGATGCGTTCCCGGGGAGCGAAGGTGACCGATATTGTCGTCTTGGTGGTGGCGGCGGATGATGGGGTGATGCCCCAGACAGTGGAGGCGATAAACCACGCCAAGGCAGCCGGGGTCCCCATATTGGTGGCGGTAAACAAGATAGATAAGCCGAACGCCGACCCGGAGAAGGTGAAGAAACAGCTTTCCGATCTGGGCCTTACTCCAGAGGAGTGGGGGGGTAAGACGGTATTCGTCGAGATCTCGGCGAAGAAGAGGATCAACCTCGATCTACTTCTCGAGATGCTTCTCCTAATTGCGGATCTCGAGGAGCTTAAAGCAGATCCAAATGTCCTTGCTCGGGGCACGGTTCTCGAGGCGAGACTTGATCGTGCTCGAGGCCCAGTAGCTACCGTGCTTATCCAGAGCGGGACCCTCAGGGTAGGGGAACCCTTTATCGTGGGCGCGGTCTGGGGCAGGGTGCGGGCGATGTTCGACGACAGGGGAAGGAGGATAGACGAAGCTGGTCCTTCAACCCCGGTAGAGATCACCGGGCTTCAGGGGCTTCCTGAAGCAGGGGATATCTTTCAGGTGGTGAAGAGCGAGGCGAAGGCAAGACAGATAAGCAACTTCCGTCAGGCTAAGCTAAGGGAGAAGGAGCTCGCGAGGAAGAGGGCTTCCCGGCTTACCTTGGATAAGCTTTATGAGCAGATAAGGGAGGAGGGGATAAAGGAGCTTCCTCTCATCATTAAGGCGGATGTCCATGGTTCCCTTGAGGTGGTAGAGGACGCGGTGGAGAAGTTGAGCAGTGATAAAATAAGGTTGAGGATCATCCA comes from Acidobacteriota bacterium and encodes:
- the nusA gene encoding transcription termination/antitermination protein NusA yields the protein MGKELYQTIEQIGREKGIDPEVIIQAVEEAMVAAFRKYFRSQENIVSRFNREKGVFEVFARKQVVEEVTNPEKEISLSEAVKYDPNIKVGEEINIPKSTEGLGRIAAQTAKQVIYQKVLEAEREKIFNEYHPRIGEIVNGIVKRFDRNDVIVDIGRTEAVLPKREQSPNETYSQGDRVRAVIIEVERISRGPQVVISRVDPQLLIKLFEMEVPEIYDGTIKIKNAVREPGERAKIAVYSTDTNVDPVGACVGMRGNRVQAIIRELKNEKIDIIEYSEDPATFIANALSPAKVSKVTILDEEKREAEVIVDSSQLSLAIGKKGQNVRLAAKLTGWKIDIKSEEEKKAEVKRRMDMMSKSEGMLRAIPGIGEKTAERLAEAGFDSLEKIAKASVEELSKLPSIGREKAEKIIKEARKLLR
- the infB gene encoding translation initiation factor IF-2, with the protein product MAKVRIYQLAKELGVEETRIMEILEAHGMKSGNRLIGLDEDQVRMIKEELGREKVSEPSPTDEKIEAITEEIESKLEKEEIKKKPRRTRRKKLKRVDNTLTAGKGVVEKKTVKEGKITLSEGVTVKELSEKLGIKSKVIMKKLLEMGILATINQTLDKDTAMKLCQEFGCEAEVVSFEEEVILEEEMKPKELMPRDPVVTVMGHVDHGKTSLLDAIRQTNVAEREMGGITQHIGAYKIEVNGRGIVFLDTPGHEAFTRMRSRGAKVTDIVVLVVAADDGVMPQTVEAINHAKAAGVPILVAVNKIDKPNADPEKVKKQLSDLGLTPEEWGGKTVFVEISAKKRINLDLLLEMLLLIADLEELKADPNVLARGTVLEARLDRARGPVATVLIQSGTLRVGEPFIVGAVWGRVRAMFDDRGRRIDEAGPSTPVEITGLQGLPEAGDIFQVVKSEAKARQISNFRQAKLREKELARKRASRLTLDKLYEQIREEGIKELPLIIKADVHGSLEVVEDAVEKLSSDKIRLRIIHSGVGAINVTDVLLASASNAIIIGFNVRPEKKAIELAEAEGVDIRLHTVIYNLTNEIKNAMVGMLEPTFEEVPLGRAEVREVFRIPRVGVVAGCYVTEGKLVRNAEVRLLRDNIVIHEGKIGSLRRFKEDVVEVREGFECGVGIANFNDIKIGDIIECFQVVKKAPEIE